TATGAGCTATTGACAGGGCAGCTGCCATTTGGTTCACAAGAATTAATGAACCCGCAGCAAGCTTTGGTCATGCCAACAAAGCCGCTTCGACAACACAATGTCCCAGCCACGAGCCAACAAGCGCTGATACGAGCGCTGCATCCCAATACTAAGGTGCGTTATCAAGCGATTGGTGAGTTTCTACAAGACTTCAATCCAGACAATAGCACGCGCAGCCGTGATTCTGAGCCGCTCATCAAAAGCAATCCTTTGTTGGTATGGCATGGCATTTGCTTCGTACAGACTGTCATCATCGTTTTATTGTTGTGGGCGTATTTGTCGTAGCGTGCCTATTTTCAATGACATACCACCCCCCGTTTACTGCTGCGTTATGCTGCTAAGGAACTTCGCTTTATGTTGCTCCATACATCAAAAACTGCCGCCAATCTTGTTGCTGATACACGTGGTATGAGTCAATCGGATACTCATCAATCCAGCGCTTATAAACCCAGTACGCATAAGATTGATACGGATAGCGCCAATAGTACGCAAGGTTATAAAAACAAACAGGGTCATGATAAAAATAACAGAGCAGGTGTCATCATCATTGGTGCGGGCATGGCAGGCAGTCGATTTGCCATTGAGCTTGCGAGAGCGCAGCAGCACAGCATACAACAAAAAAATACTCACTTAAGCGGCATGCAGGTGACAGACGCTGATGTGCCATTGCCCATTACGCTGATTAGCAAAGAGCCGCAGGTGGGTTACAACCGAATCATGTTGTCGCCTGTCTTGTCAGGAGAGACGGCATTTGAGGACACTTATTTGTATGACAAAGCGGATTATGAGGCACTCGGCATTACGGTACTGGCTGGTTTGAGCGTGGATACCATCAACACAGAGCAGCAGTATATTAAGCTCGATGATGGGCAAGTCCGCCATTATGCCAAATTGGTCATTGCGACTGGATCCACTGCCAGAATCCTCCCATTTCCCAATCATACGGCAAAAGGCGTCCATGTGTTTCGAGATGTGGCCGACGTCACCGCATTGACCAACTATGCGCATCAAAACAAAACAGGGCTGGTGATCGGGGGTGGCGTACTAGGCTTGGAAGCTGCTTGTGCAATGGCTGTGCAAGGTGCGAGCATGACCGTCGTGCATACAGGTGATTATGTGCTCAATCGACAGCTGGACTTGCCTGCTGCTCAGCTTTTACAAGACGAGCTGGGTCGTCGCGGTGTGAGCCTAGAGCTGTCTACCCATACAGAAGCCATTGCCATCAATGATAAGGATGAGGTGTGCGGTTTGGTTTTAAAGGATGGCCGTACCTTGCCAGCGGATTTTATCGTTATGGCAGTCGGTGTCATGCCCAATACGTCTTTAGCTAAAGCCAGCGGACTGAATGTGGGTCACGGTATTGTGGTGGACGATTGTATGCACACTAGCTGTCCTCATGTGTATGCGATTGGCGAATGTGTCGAGCTGGATGGGGAGTTGTTTGGGATGGTTGCGCCTGTCAATCAGCAAGTCGATACGCTCGTTACGGTATTAAAAGAAGCGGTGATATCAAGTGCTACTACAGCAGGCGATACCAAATTCTTACAAGCGCACTGGCAACCTTTTATCAGCAAACCCTTATCATTAAAATTAAAAATATCTGGCGTGGCAGTATTTTCGGCCGGTCAAATCGCCTTTAGCGACACGGAGGCTGAGAGCATTGAAATGCTCGTGTA
This is a stretch of genomic DNA from Psychrobacter alimentarius. It encodes these proteins:
- a CDS encoding NAD(P)/FAD-dependent oxidoreductase is translated as MLLHTSKTAANLVADTRGMSQSDTHQSSAYKPSTHKIDTDSANSTQGYKNKQGHDKNNRAGVIIIGAGMAGSRFAIELARAQQHSIQQKNTHLSGMQVTDADVPLPITLISKEPQVGYNRIMLSPVLSGETAFEDTYLYDKADYEALGITVLAGLSVDTINTEQQYIKLDDGQVRHYAKLVIATGSTARILPFPNHTAKGVHVFRDVADVTALTNYAHQNKTGLVIGGGVLGLEAACAMAVQGASMTVVHTGDYVLNRQLDLPAAQLLQDELGRRGVSLELSTHTEAIAINDKDEVCGLVLKDGRTLPADFIVMAVGVMPNTSLAKASGLNVGHGIVVDDCMHTSCPHVYAIGECVELDGELFGMVAPVNQQVDTLVTVLKEAVISSATTAGDTKFLQAHWQPFISKPLSLKLKISGVAVFSAGQIAFSDTEAESIEMLVYHQPTLNHYHCLYLKDNKVIGAVLYGDVHDGSFYSQLITDSVDISLIKDDLIFGSAYCDLDAQAMSDTTTDRLSDEVEVTELMEEAS